In Methanosarcina siciliae T4/M, one genomic interval encodes:
- a CDS encoding PGF-pre-PGF domain-containing protein, giving the protein MRMKVVLLIIAFMVSMQVVATASDIGIGASPGNMSYMLAPGSSAEQSLYVINTGTETATYNVFIDDSTYSGWFTFSVSSFELSAGENKKVKVTLNVPASAKEDVDCKIKIPCTVPGGDVGTGIMIPVHIEISSSEDSSSKKSSSGGSSSGGGGGSPEPASNVEARELSQQYITSGSRVRFNFTQDATCVKYVEFDAKKTLGKVTTIIEVLKERSALTPDTPDGEVYNYLNIWVGNEGVATPENIENAVIGFNVDKTWVREKDIDVNSIALAYFDGEEWNPLLTKKVKEDVEYLYLEAETTSFSHFAVTGEKANETEKNMSAAPVTRAREKLKESAENLESTATKSLEGKEPGFLAEIEGYEEKLRDFYLSLIHSLQEKSWYPGAAHKNAGTEN; this is encoded by the coding sequence ATGAGAATGAAAGTTGTGTTATTAATCATTGCTTTTATGGTCTCGATGCAGGTCGTTGCGACCGCTTCTGACATAGGAATCGGGGCAAGCCCCGGTAACATGAGTTACATGCTTGCTCCGGGAAGTTCGGCAGAGCAGTCGTTATATGTGATAAACACAGGGACTGAAACTGCAACATATAACGTTTTCATAGATGACAGCACTTACAGTGGCTGGTTTACATTTTCTGTCTCTTCTTTTGAGCTGAGTGCAGGGGAAAATAAAAAAGTTAAGGTAACGCTCAATGTTCCGGCTTCGGCTAAAGAGGATGTAGACTGCAAGATAAAAATCCCATGTACTGTACCCGGCGGAGATGTTGGAACAGGGATTATGATTCCTGTCCATATCGAGATTTCAAGCTCAGAGGATAGTTCCTCCAAGAAGAGCTCTTCCGGAGGCAGTTCTTCCGGAGGGGGAGGTGGATCTCCGGAACCCGCCAGCAACGTAGAAGCCAGAGAACTCTCACAGCAGTATATAACAAGTGGCAGTCGTGTCAGGTTTAATTTTACACAGGATGCCACCTGCGTAAAATATGTGGAATTTGATGCTAAAAAAACCCTCGGAAAGGTCACAACCATTATTGAGGTGTTGAAAGAGCGTTCTGCCCTTACTCCAGACACGCCTGATGGTGAAGTCTACAACTACCTGAATATCTGGGTCGGAAACGAAGGTGTTGCAACACCGGAAAATATCGAAAATGCAGTTATAGGTTTCAATGTGGACAAAACATGGGTCAGGGAAAAAGATATCGATGTAAATTCAATTGCTCTGGCATACTTTGACGGCGAGGAATGGAATCCTTTGCTTACGAAGAAAGTGAAGGAGGATGTAGAATATCTTTATCTGGAAGCTGAAACCACAAGTTTCTCTCACTTTGCCGTGACAGGTGAGAAAGCGAACGAAACTGAGAAGAACATGAGTGCGGCTCCAGTTACAAGAGCAAGGGAAAAATTGAAAGAATCTGCTGAAAACCTGGAGTCAACCGCAACCAAGAGTCTTGAGGGAAAAGAGCCTGGTTTTCTGGCAGAAATTGAAGGCTATGAAGAAAAACTTAGAGATTTTTATCTGTCTTTGATCCACTCCTTGCAGGAGAAAAGCTGGTATCCGGGGGCTGCTCATAAAAACGCGGGTACGGAAAACTAA